The window GCCTGCCAACCTGAAATGAACGGATCCACCCAAAATCTCTTCCCGGAGCAGGGCTACGGCAGCTTCCCCACGCCGGAGGATGCTCAACCCCTCCAGGTACAACCCACCTTAGGAAACACCTCGCAGTGCTTCTTCCAACCCAAGCTCCTGGACACCAAACAGGACATCAAGCTGCCCTCCGATTCCCCGCCTTTGGACAAATTTAAAGCCTCCTGCGCCCACTGGGAGCCGGTCACCCAGCATCAGGCCTACTTGCCCACGGGCTACCATTCCCCTGAAGCTTTCCCGGCTGGGGAAAGCAGCCAGGGGATGTTCAACCCGCTGGGTTCCAAGATGGAGAACGTCTTGTCCGTCAGCTGCCAGTCGGAGCTCGGCAGCCTGGCAGAAGATGCCGCCTGCTTCGGCACCCATCTGGGCTTCGGCTGCGAGCCAGAAAACTTCCCGGCCCGCGGGGACTTCGCCGACACCAAGATCCACAACCTGCCTCCGCCGCTAATGCCGGAGTTCGACACCTCCTTGGCCCAACCCGAAGTCCTGCCAGGTCTGATGAGCTCTGCCGAGCTCCTCCATCCTCACTCATCACCTTCTGTCCCCACCACGGACTTTTTGAGCCACCCCACTTCCtcctccatcccttccctgctgcccaccaACCCTCCAGCTTTGGCCGAGCCCAAGAAGAAGACCCGCCGGACCAAGTGCTCTTCCAAATGCTTCTGCCCGAAACCCCACGAGAAAGCTTTTGCCTGCCCGGTGGAAAACTGCATCCGGAGCTTCGCTCGCTCGGATGAGCTCAACCGGCACCTCCGCATCCACACGGGACACAAACCCTTCCAGTGCCGCATCTGCCTGAGGAACTTCAGCCGCAGCGACCACCTCACCACCCACATCCGCACCCACACCGGCGAGAAGCCCTTCTCCTGCGACACCTGTGGCCGCCGCTTCGCCAGGAGCGACGAGAAGAAGCGACACAGCAAAGTCCACCTGAAGCAAAAAGCCCGGACGGAGGAGAAACTCAAAGGTTTGGGTTTCTTCTCGGTGGGTCTCTCCTTCGGGACACTATGAAAGCCCAGCCTGAGCACCAGGAGATGGTGTTTTCCCAAGGTTCCCCCCGAGCATCTCACGGGAGAGCCGGGGTGGGAATGTCCTCCTGGGGTGGCCCTGGAGAAGGCAACGGCAGATCGGGCCGTGCCGGGGAGGAGAAGGGCACGTGGGGAGGCAGAGACGATGCGGCGGCGCTGGACCGCTGGCTGCGGAGCTGGGATGTGGCAGCTCCAGCCATCTCCAAACCGCAGGGACCGAGCCATTTTTATAGCTCCTGTGCCacggagaggaaaaaaacccacatgtaCAGAAAGCAATCGCCACCAAAATGGGCTTTTATACACCCAAACCCATGGACATTCTGTGTTTGTAGCGACCTGACTGGGATTTCCCCGGCCAGCACTTTACATGGAGCTCCTGACCAGTTGTTTACTGGTCGGCCCCGGtcgggggctgcggctgcaccGACCCTTTCTCCCGAAGGAGGGAGATGCTGCCGGGCTCCAGCAATCGGTGCGTAACGCTCCCTTTGGAAAGGTGatgtcattattattattattattattattattattttcttgtttgtaaaaAGAATATATCAGGAATATTATAGaattgtctctatttttctaattaaaaatttgAGCTAATCAAAGACGTCGCTGGGgttgctctttgcttttcaatCCTGTACAGCAGCTGA of the Caloenas nicobarica isolate bCalNic1 chromosome 4, bCalNic1.hap1, whole genome shotgun sequence genome contains:
- the EGR4 gene encoding early growth response protein 4 is translated as MLNVLDFSCPDPFYSKYEEICEMKTGDLQGLGQPEQQLLAEADFLGGELLGTPINGGVVDYPLLGSQPSPSFSYTGSFFIKAVPEHPQDQESLFNLMSGILGISPFSSSEGHQRHLDALYPCPEGAQSQLDLYTACQPEMNGSTQNLFPEQGYGSFPTPEDAQPLQVQPTLGNTSQCFFQPKLLDTKQDIKLPSDSPPLDKFKASCAHWEPVTQHQAYLPTGYHSPEAFPAGESSQGMFNPLGSKMENVLSVSCQSELGSLAEDAACFGTHLGFGCEPENFPARGDFADTKIHNLPPPLMPEFDTSLAQPEVLPGLMSSAELLHPHSSPSVPTTDFLSHPTSSSIPSLLPTNPPALAEPKKKTRRTKCSSKCFCPKPHEKAFACPVENCIRSFARSDELNRHLRIHTGHKPFQCRICLRNFSRSDHLTTHIRTHTGEKPFSCDTCGRRFARSDEKKRHSKVHLKQKARTEEKLKGLGFFSVGLSFGTL